A stretch of Brassica rapa cultivar Chiifu-401-42 chromosome A08, CAAS_Brap_v3.01, whole genome shotgun sequence DNA encodes these proteins:
- the LOC103833610 gene encoding light-harvesting complex-like protein OHP2, chloroplastic — protein MSLASPIQCIRILNPSSSSSTTSSSFRFSTIKPCVFVIRCSQAEGPLRRPSAPPTLREPSPPQKPVPPVPSSSPPPSPPLQKTVAVDGKGVVTVEFQRQKAKELQEYFKQKKLEAAGQGPFFGFQPKNEISNGRWAMFGFAVGMLTEYATGSDLVDQVKILLSNFGIIDLE, from the exons ATGTCATTGGCTTCACCTATTCAGTGTATCAGGATTCTtaatccatcttcttcttcttccacaactTCGTCGTCTTTCAGATTCTCAACGATTAAGCCATGTGTCTTCGTCATCAGATGTTCTCAGGCAGAAGGTCCATTGAGAAGACCCTCTGCTCCTCCTACTCTCCGCGAGCCTTCACCTCCGCAAAAGCCTGTTCCTCCTGTAccgtcttcttctcctcctccatcCCCGCCCCTGCAGAAAACGGTGGCTGTTGATGGTAAGGGTGTAGTTACGGTGGAGTTTCAGAGACAGAAGGCCAAAGAGCTTCAGGAATACTTTAAGCAGAAGAAGCTTGAAGCTGCTGGTCAAGGTCCCTTCTTTGGTTTCCAACCCAAAAACGAGATCTCCAATGGAAG GTGGGCTATGTTTGGTTTCGCGGTTGGAATGCTTACAGAGTATGCCACAGGCTCAGACCTTGTCGACCAAGTTAAAATCCTTCTCTCCAACTTCGGAATTATAGACTTGGAATAA
- the LOC103833611 gene encoding putative methylesterase 14, chloroplastic, with protein sequence MGNKIISMMKKDRKDGSKSMRMNRSQRKLLAEEEMLHRRALSMAIRQTQLSQRFDGSMSKRVGSTSTRKQRTLSDPFSNAKQLPEFSLEGLTVKKFILVHGEGFGAWCWYKIVASLEESGLSPITVDLTGSGFNMTDTNTVSTLEEYSKPLIEYLENLPEEEKVILVGHSTGGASISYALERFPEKISKAIFLCATMVSDGQRPFDVFSEELGSAERFMKESQFLIYGNGKDKPPTGFMFEKQHMKGLYFNQSPNKDIALAMISMRPVPLGPMMQKVSLTAERYGKGRRFYVQTLDDLALSPDVQEKLVRENSPEGVFKIKGSDHSPFFSKPQSLHKILLEIAQIP encoded by the exons ATGGGTAACAAGATTATCTCCATGATGAAGAAAGATAGAAAAGATGGATCCAAGAGCATGAGAATGAATCGTTCACAGAGAAAATTGCTTGCCGAGGAAGAGATGTTGCATCGACGAGCTCTTTCCATGGCGATTCGTCAAACTCAGCTTTCTCAGAGATTCGACGGATCCATGTCTAAACGGGTCGGGTCCACAAGCACCAGGAAACAACGCACCCTCTCTGACCCTTTTTCAAATGCCAAGCAG TTACCAGAATTTTCGTTAGAGGGCTTGACAGTGAAGAAATTCATCCTGGTGCACGGTGAAGGCTTTGGGGCATGGTGTTGGTACAAAATTGTTGCTTCATTGGAAGAGTCAGGACTGTCTCCTATTACAGTGGACCTCACTGGATCTGGATTCAATATGACCGACACAAACACTGTCTCTACCTTGGAGGAATATTCAAAACCACTGATCGAGTACCTTGAAAATCTCCCTGAAGAAGAGAAG GTTATTCTGGTGGGCCATAGTACTGGAGGTGCGTCCATTTCGTACGCTTTAGAGCGTTTTCCAGAGAAAATATCGAAAGCTATATTCCTATGTGCAACAATGGTTTCTGATGGCCAAAGACCCTTTGATGTTTTCTCCGAAGAG CTTGGTTCTGCAGAGAGGTTCATGAAAGAGTCGCAGTTCTTGATCTACGGGAACGGAAAAGACAAGCCTCCTACAGGGTTCATGTTTGAGAAACAACACATGAAAGGCTTGTATTTCAATCAATCACCCAACAAG GATATAGCATTGGCGATGATCTCGATGCGACCTGTACCACTTGGACCAATGATGCAGAAGGTATCTCTGACCGCAGAAAGATACGGGAAAGGGAGAAGATTCTACGTTCAGACGCTGGACGACCTTGCGCTCTCACCAGACGTTCAAGAGAAGCTAGTGAGAGAGAACAGCCCCGAAGGAGTCTTCAAGATCAAAGGAAGTGATCATTCTCCTTTCTTCTCAAAGCCTCAGTCTCTCCACAAGATCCTTCTCGAGATTGCACAGATTCCTTAA
- the LOC103833613 gene encoding regulator of nonsense transcripts UPF3 isoform X1: MKDRSAKRKVVVRHLPPSLSEPDLLSQIDSRFGDSYSWFSFRPGKSNYKTQKHSRAYFGFKSPEDVYEFAAFFNGHVFVNEKGAQFKAIVEYAPSQRVPKPCDKKDPREGSITKDPEYLEFLKLIAQPVENLPSAEVQLERREAEQSGASKPAPIVTPLMEFIRQKRATVIGSQGSLDVRRGGRRSRAVSANKPSSRPSKRISEKKKYVEKDNSKSVRSSKQDNSSTASVMDSSLPGISLTMESGKKKILLLKKDRDTPVNSPPQPEQQMETNLSSTSRQNQKIDDVGGRLIKGMLVRKEPRPSQSSTLVQPEPRVEPSEAENYKRPPRADGIYAGKDYHVSGTNSEKQERRPRNRDRPDRVVWAPLRRSDGSNNSEDQLSSSAANNGDVKQRTLLQRSGDVVNSSDGHSLENGSARYSSGRVGSRNRKEDGFAVTGEGKSSRRGGGGDPTSYEKQKWIQKSSSGT; this comes from the exons ATGAAGGACCGGTCAGCGAAGAGGAAGGTAGTTGTACGGCACTTGCCGCCTTCTCTTTCAGAGCCCGATCTCTTATCCCAAATCGACTCTCGTTTCGGTGATAGCTACAGTTGGTTCTCCTTTCGTCCTGGAAAGTCCAA CTATAAGACGCAGAAGCATTCGCGGGCCTACTTTGGTTTCAAGTCCCCGGAAGATGTTTATGAGTTCGCTGCATTTTTCAACGGCCATGTCTTTGTTAATGAAAAGG GTGCTCAGTTCAAGGCCATAGTTGAATATGCGCCTTCACAGCGTGTGCCCAAACCATGTGACAAGAAAGATCCTCGTGAAGGCTCTATTACCAAAGACCCTGAGTACCTTGAATTCCTTAAGCTCATTGCTCAACCTGTTGAGAATCTCCCCAGTGCTGAAGTCCAGTTGGAAAGAAGAGAAGCCGAGCAGTCTG GTGCTTCAAAGCCGGCTCCTATTGTTACACCTCTTATGGAATTCATACGTCAAAAACGTGCTACTGTGATTGGATCTCAG GGTTCATTAGATGTTCGAAGAGGAGGCAGAAGATCCCGAGCAGTCTCGGCAAACAAGCCAAGTTCAAGGCCTTCGAAACGAATCTCTGAAAAGAAGAAG TATGTTGAAAAGGACAATTCAAAAAGCGTCCGCAGTTCCAAGCAAGATAATTCATCTACAGCCTCTGTCATGGATAGCTCTCTCCCAGGGATCTCATTGACTATGGAGTCCGGGAAGAAAAAGATCTTGCTCCTGAAAAAAGACCGAGACACTCCTGTT AACTCTCCACCACAACCAGAACAGCAGATGGAAACCAATCTATCCTCGACCTCAAGACAGAACCAGAAGATTGATGATGTTGGTGGGAGATTGATCAAGGGAATGCTTGTGAGAAAGGAGCCGCGACCTAGCCAGTCTTCAACTTTGGTCCAGCCTGAGCCAAGAGTGGAACCCTCAGAAGCAGAAAACTACAAGCGTCCTCCTCGAGCAG ATGGTATATATGCAGGGAAAGACTATCATGTTTCTGGTACCAACAGTGAGAAGCAAGAGAGGCGTCCTAGAAACAGGGACAGACCTGATCGTGTTGTGTGGGCTCCTCTCCGTCGCTCTGACGGGTCCAATAACAGCGAGGACCAACTGTCATCATCAGCAG CAAATAATGGAGATGTGAAACAACGTACGTTGTTGCAAAGATCTGGAGATGTGGTGAACTCCTCTGATGGACACTCTCTTGAGAATG GTTCAGCTAGATATTCTAGTGGCCGTGTTGGATCTCGCAATAGAAAAGAAGACGGCTTTGCAGTGACCGGTGAGGGCAAATCATCGCGTAGAGGAGGTGGTGGTGATCCCACTTCATATGAG AAGCAAAAGTGGATCCAAAAATCATCGTCGGGTACTTGA
- the LOC103833613 gene encoding regulator of nonsense transcripts UPF3 isoform X2 codes for MKDRSAKRKVVVRHLPPSLSEPDLLSQIDSRFGDSYSWFSFRPGKSNYKTQKHSRAYFGFKSPEDVYEFAAFFNGHVFVNEKGAQFKAIVEYAPSQRVPKPCDKKDPREGSITKDPEYLEFLKLIAQPVENLPSAEVQLERREAEQSGASKPAPIVTPLMEFIRQKRATVIGSQGSLDVRRGGRRSRAVSANKPSSRPSKRISEKKKYVEKDNSKSVRSSKQDNSSTASVMDSSLPGISLTMESGKKKILLLKKDRDTPVNSPPQPEQQMETNLSSTSRQNQKIDDVGGRLIKGMLVRKEPRPSQSSTLVQPEPRVEPSEAENYKRPPRAGKDYHVSGTNSEKQERRPRNRDRPDRVVWAPLRRSDGSNNSEDQLSSSAANNGDVKQRTLLQRSGDVVNSSDGHSLENGSARYSSGRVGSRNRKEDGFAVTGEGKSSRRGGGGDPTSYEKQKWIQKSSSGT; via the exons ATGAAGGACCGGTCAGCGAAGAGGAAGGTAGTTGTACGGCACTTGCCGCCTTCTCTTTCAGAGCCCGATCTCTTATCCCAAATCGACTCTCGTTTCGGTGATAGCTACAGTTGGTTCTCCTTTCGTCCTGGAAAGTCCAA CTATAAGACGCAGAAGCATTCGCGGGCCTACTTTGGTTTCAAGTCCCCGGAAGATGTTTATGAGTTCGCTGCATTTTTCAACGGCCATGTCTTTGTTAATGAAAAGG GTGCTCAGTTCAAGGCCATAGTTGAATATGCGCCTTCACAGCGTGTGCCCAAACCATGTGACAAGAAAGATCCTCGTGAAGGCTCTATTACCAAAGACCCTGAGTACCTTGAATTCCTTAAGCTCATTGCTCAACCTGTTGAGAATCTCCCCAGTGCTGAAGTCCAGTTGGAAAGAAGAGAAGCCGAGCAGTCTG GTGCTTCAAAGCCGGCTCCTATTGTTACACCTCTTATGGAATTCATACGTCAAAAACGTGCTACTGTGATTGGATCTCAG GGTTCATTAGATGTTCGAAGAGGAGGCAGAAGATCCCGAGCAGTCTCGGCAAACAAGCCAAGTTCAAGGCCTTCGAAACGAATCTCTGAAAAGAAGAAG TATGTTGAAAAGGACAATTCAAAAAGCGTCCGCAGTTCCAAGCAAGATAATTCATCTACAGCCTCTGTCATGGATAGCTCTCTCCCAGGGATCTCATTGACTATGGAGTCCGGGAAGAAAAAGATCTTGCTCCTGAAAAAAGACCGAGACACTCCTGTT AACTCTCCACCACAACCAGAACAGCAGATGGAAACCAATCTATCCTCGACCTCAAGACAGAACCAGAAGATTGATGATGTTGGTGGGAGATTGATCAAGGGAATGCTTGTGAGAAAGGAGCCGCGACCTAGCCAGTCTTCAACTTTGGTCCAGCCTGAGCCAAGAGTGGAACCCTCAGAAGCAGAAAACTACAAGCGTCCTCCTCGAGCAG GGAAAGACTATCATGTTTCTGGTACCAACAGTGAGAAGCAAGAGAGGCGTCCTAGAAACAGGGACAGACCTGATCGTGTTGTGTGGGCTCCTCTCCGTCGCTCTGACGGGTCCAATAACAGCGAGGACCAACTGTCATCATCAGCAG CAAATAATGGAGATGTGAAACAACGTACGTTGTTGCAAAGATCTGGAGATGTGGTGAACTCCTCTGATGGACACTCTCTTGAGAATG GTTCAGCTAGATATTCTAGTGGCCGTGTTGGATCTCGCAATAGAAAAGAAGACGGCTTTGCAGTGACCGGTGAGGGCAAATCATCGCGTAGAGGAGGTGGTGGTGATCCCACTTCATATGAG AAGCAAAAGTGGATCCAAAAATCATCGTCGGGTACTTGA